A single genomic interval of Spirosoma taeanense harbors:
- a CDS encoding TolC family protein has translation MKTAMSLFSKTVRMKAGQNSLLHQKWILGLIVWAVMESVSYGQGSVSSSAVTAKPVGLAAEGMPLDSMTFDFNRDITVQLIPFDDMFKLALAYSPAVKFEGAVANSQLSAYQLAKLQVLQNLTGFVNYSTGNQAILSTGTNATDQLAQISNGYRAGVNVVISLHDLFARPQQIRLAKANHDATLERKRIAEIYLKRELYNLYQDLILSQRVLQIRLRDDQASLAAFRIAEVELQKGKITPEAHAFNSNRYAETRTTVEQAKTQFIKNIYALELFVGVPIHQLKRD, from the coding sequence ATGAAGACAGCCATGAGTTTATTCAGCAAAACAGTCCGCATGAAAGCAGGGCAGAATAGCCTCCTTCACCAGAAATGGATACTGGGACTGATCGTGTGGGCAGTGATGGAGAGCGTTAGCTATGGGCAAGGGTCGGTTTCTTCATCGGCCGTTACGGCGAAGCCCGTTGGATTGGCCGCCGAAGGTATGCCTCTTGATAGCATGACGTTCGATTTTAACCGGGACATTACGGTCCAGCTAATCCCGTTTGACGACATGTTCAAACTGGCGTTAGCCTACTCACCGGCGGTTAAGTTTGAAGGTGCCGTTGCCAATTCACAACTGTCGGCCTATCAGCTCGCCAAGCTACAGGTCCTGCAGAACCTGACCGGATTCGTCAATTACTCGACGGGTAATCAGGCTATTCTGTCAACCGGGACGAACGCTACGGATCAGTTAGCCCAAATCTCGAACGGATATCGGGCGGGCGTAAACGTCGTGATCAGCCTGCACGATCTGTTCGCCCGGCCGCAGCAGATTCGTCTGGCCAAGGCGAACCATGATGCCACGCTGGAACGTAAACGCATCGCTGAAATCTATCTGAAACGCGAGCTGTATAATCTGTATCAGGACCTGATCCTGTCGCAGCGGGTGCTGCAGATTCGCTTACGCGACGATCAGGCATCGCTGGCGGCTTTTCGGATTGCCGAGGTGGAGTTGCAGAAAGGCAAAATTACGCCCGAAGCCCACGCATTCAACAGCAACCGATACGCCGAAACCCGCACAACGGTCGAACAGGCCAAGACCCAGTTCATCAAAAATATCTATGCCCTCGAACTGTTCGTAGGGGTTCCTATTCATCAACTGAAACGCGACTAG
- a CDS encoding GumC family protein: MLGSDSYYSAEHIGKKLKSTRRSGSDMLDLEYEAEDPAVAQQTLSLAITELNDRYTALKRGETNPVVKYYENKVKDAKRLLDNAESKLRAFNVEHNVLNFEDELKNRSATREALVSEYNTEVMRNQGAKAAMNALNQRMSQGGSLLKINTALTDKQAELTAAESRLINARANGQPQAVLDQYQAKVNQASEELKQIAQNYFAADNSAESVPKMKLVNEWLAKVLDFEESGARMAAVKKRLDDYQAESTTFTPLESEQRQLTRDMGVAEKEYLTLIQSLNQATTQRQDITIDGSLSVLDPPVFPLSAQAPKRWLFCAIAAGAGLVIALLLAALRVWTDKRIHSPEQAEQWMGGSVTAVFPVVKKFSVNSRASRAAVGMFRQLGNAINIEIADQRSLAGPPLITLFSMRAKQGKTWLAHGLARMYAESGEQVAYFYPRLLETDKRFEQEGIVFQPYDLHPNLMNVRELGELLTEEDTLPLSTFTKLILELPPLVSSPIPLHLVNRSAVSLLVLTVHTIWGRRDKQLLELYNKAARRPVMIALNKVQGETNDAPTLKDIEQAMTQTKLYAEPGKLGANEPVTEKLLDQPAE, encoded by the coding sequence TTGCTTGGTTCAGACTCGTATTACTCTGCCGAACATATCGGTAAAAAGCTGAAATCGACCCGCCGAAGCGGGAGCGATATGCTGGATCTGGAATACGAAGCCGAGGACCCGGCCGTTGCGCAGCAAACCCTGAGTCTGGCCATTACCGAACTCAATGATCGTTATACTGCGCTGAAACGGGGTGAAACCAATCCTGTTGTCAAGTATTATGAAAATAAGGTGAAGGACGCCAAGCGGTTGCTGGATAATGCCGAATCCAAACTGCGGGCGTTTAACGTTGAGCATAATGTCCTCAATTTTGAAGATGAACTGAAGAACCGCTCGGCGACCCGTGAGGCTCTGGTTTCGGAGTACAACACCGAGGTGATGCGGAATCAGGGCGCTAAAGCCGCAATGAACGCCCTGAATCAGCGCATGTCGCAGGGAGGCAGCTTACTCAAAATAAACACGGCGCTTACGGACAAACAGGCCGAACTGACGGCTGCAGAATCCCGACTGATCAATGCCCGCGCCAACGGTCAGCCACAGGCTGTTCTGGACCAGTATCAGGCTAAAGTCAATCAGGCGTCGGAAGAGCTGAAGCAGATCGCCCAGAATTATTTCGCGGCCGATAACTCGGCCGAGTCCGTCCCGAAAATGAAGCTGGTCAACGAATGGCTGGCAAAAGTGCTGGACTTCGAGGAGTCGGGAGCCCGGATGGCGGCAGTCAAAAAACGGCTGGACGATTACCAGGCCGAATCGACAACGTTTACGCCCCTGGAGTCGGAGCAGCGGCAGCTTACCCGCGATATGGGCGTAGCCGAGAAAGAATACCTGACGTTGATTCAATCGCTGAATCAGGCCACTACCCAACGGCAGGATATTACTATTGACGGCTCGTTATCGGTGCTGGACCCGCCCGTTTTTCCGCTGTCGGCGCAGGCACCCAAACGCTGGCTCTTCTGCGCCATTGCTGCCGGAGCGGGCCTCGTCATAGCCCTGCTGCTGGCCGCTCTGCGTGTCTGGACCGACAAGCGAATTCATTCGCCAGAGCAGGCCGAACAATGGATGGGCGGTTCCGTTACGGCGGTGTTTCCGGTGGTTAAGAAGTTTAGTGTCAATTCGCGGGCCAGCCGGGCCGCTGTGGGGATGTTCAGACAACTGGGAAATGCCATCAATATTGAGATTGCCGACCAGCGAAGTCTGGCCGGCCCGCCCCTGATTACGTTGTTCAGTATGCGGGCAAAACAGGGCAAGACCTGGCTGGCCCACGGTCTGGCCCGCATGTATGCCGAGTCGGGTGAGCAGGTTGCTTATTTCTATCCCCGGCTGTTGGAGACCGATAAGCGGTTTGAACAGGAAGGGATTGTTTTTCAGCCGTATGACCTGCATCCGAATCTGATGAATGTGCGGGAGCTGGGCGAGCTGTTGACCGAGGAAGATACGCTGCCATTGAGCACGTTTACCAAGCTTATTCTTGAACTGCCCCCGCTGGTTAGTAGTCCAATTCCACTCCATCTCGTGAATCGAAGTGCCGTATCGCTGCTGGTGCTGACGGTCCACACGATCTGGGGACGCCGGGATAAACAACTGCTCGAGCTATACAACAAAGCCGCCCGGCGTCCGGTAATGATTGCTCTTAACAAAGTCCAGGGTGAAACGAACGACGCGCCGACACTGAAGGATATTGAACAGGCAATGACTCAGACAAAGCTGTATGCCGAACCCGGTAAGCTGGGCGCTAACGAGCCGGTAACTGAAAAACTTCTTGACCAGCCCGCCGAATGA